Genomic window (Nicotiana sylvestris chromosome 7, ASM39365v2, whole genome shotgun sequence):
TAAGTTTTGCTATAtaaagaatatcccaagaatactccctcatcacttttgggatcaaacttacctagggagtcctttccattgttgtgcacaaaacacttgcatccaaatgccctaagactgaatatatttggttttctccctttaagtaactcgtagggagtcttctctaccagaggtctagtcatgcacctattaatgatgtaacatgcagtgtttataGCTTCTGCATAGAAGCTATGAGACAGTTTACTATAAataagcatagtcctagccatatcttcaagtgttctattctttctttcaaccactccattttgttgtgaagTCCTAGGTGCAGAAAATTATGATCTATgtcatgctcatcacaaaattcagcaaacttagcattttcaaattcagttccatgatcaaacCTAATTGAtacaagttgattacctagttgtctctaagtttttctaacaaaagaagtaaacatgtcaaatgcttcatccttagatgttaaaaataatgtccaagtaaacctagagtaatcatcaacaagcaccatcacatattTTTTACTACCTCTACTTAATATTCTCATTGGACCATAGAGAttcatatgaaccagttccatcgacctggttgtgcttaccactttcttgcatttaaaagaggatcttacctgcttccctcttacacaagcctcacaaactttatcttccttaaacttgatgttaggaagccctatcaccaggtccttagagactaatttgttgagttgacttaaacttgcatgtccaagtcttttgtgcctaataaggggatcattgtccaataTACTTAAGCAaatgagttcattttctgaaaaagTGAACAGATCTACAATGTATAgattgtttactctttttccctgcaaaacaatcttgttagtgataagatttatcacaaaacatttggtagaggtgaatgttaccaagttacctctgtcacacagttgtgatacactaattaggctatatttcaagccatctatcaagtagatattctcaatggaatgtgagtctgtcttacctacctttctaaccccaatgatctcacctttcttaccatttccaaaggagagATTACCTCAttttaggtcctcaagtgaaaggaactggttcttgcttccagtcatatgctttgagcagccactatccgtATACCATATTTGACTACTCCCCTttacttggacctgcaaaaggaaatcaggggttagtcttaggaactcaaactagtttgggtccctttctataggcaaaagggtgaatTTAAACTTTTTTAGCCCATCCTGACAGCCTGTTTTTCccttgaacaaaagttttgttcttttgactagccttttcttttgcattacattcatttttgtagtGATTAGTCTTACCACAatatgtgcaaattttgttctcaAGAAGTGTGATgcacttgcttttgggatcccacttaggtgcaagGGTTCCATAtccaagtcctctcttattgctactatggtgttctTGTATCCATGATAGTGCATCAGAGGACTTATTCCATTTACAAGTTCTGTTTAGTTCATGTTTAACCTTGGTTAGACATTTTttaagactcttatctgctcatcctttttgtacaactcatcctttattttttctagattttcttctaaggtgagatgtgtgtgatcaactttctttttacctgttcctaatttcagttttaaattttcagatctaagctctAGCATAGTGGAATTGAGTTCAAGAATCTGGTTCTTCAATTCAGCATTTTTACTACCACTTTCACTAGCCCTgagttccagatttttgcacttagaTTTCAAGATTACAAATTTCTTAGACAATTGGTCCTTTTCATTGTTTATGACCTCAGATTCTTCAATGAAATCTAGCAGTAACTCAGATAGACttttttagacaaaaatttaatcttgtctttgagatgaatcacacttacctctGATTTCTCATcagattctccaatggccataagtaCTTGTTCATCTCTATCTccatcttctgaatcctcatttGAGCTCTCTCCCCAAGCGCAACCATAgtctttgttgatcctttgttttccttgtgatgaacctgttccttcttcttgtttcttcgttcagccctttccttcttctattTAATTTTTCATTGAGGACAGTTTttgatcatgtggtcagtcttaccacatttgtaatagccctcgttggtctgtttttCAAGGACCCTTGGTTTGTTGTAAGTTACatctcttgaagaaccctttcctctcattagatacttcttgaaatccctcgtgatcatagccatttcatcctcctctagatctgcaccttcagcaattctgagagccaggctcttttccttcttgggtgcatccatatTCATGGTTTACCTTATATGTTCATAGTCAAtgagatttccaattagctcGTCCAACTTGAGAGTGACAATGTTCTTTGTTTCCTAAATAGCATTGATTTTGCTTTTCCAAGTAACTGGCAAaacccttgtcaaaattttctcaacCCTGTCTTCTTAAGGataacccttccaagagacttaagttcatttgttagtgttttgaaccttgtatacatcttttggatggtttctccttccttcatggtaaaATTCGAATATTGAGAGTacaacagtgttcctcttgatctttttacttgaggagttccttcgtGAGCCACTTCCAAAGTGTACCAAATTTCCTTAGCAGTAGTACATATTTGAATTCTGATGTACTCGTCTAGACCAAGTCCACACATAAGCCATTTCTTGTCCTTAGCATTCTTTTCCCACTTCTTCAAGTCCTCAGCATTGCAGTCAACTctagtctttggcacatccactccttcatcATTGTTCTTCATGGTAGCCAAGGGACCATCAGTAATAATGTCCCATAGTTCATAATCCTCTTCgttgatgtgatctctcatcttGTTTTTCCACCAGGAGTAGTACTGGTCATTGAAGAGTGGAGGCCTAACAGTGAATTGTCCTTcctagtttccaggtggtgcactcatcttgatctgtttctaaggtgttagcctcttcaaggataacctgctttGATACCaaatgatgttttatacttcaataccacacaagaggggggggatTTGTGTGGCGTCCAATTTTTTGCTTAacctgattatagaaggacctggttcttctatgcgttccaactactactgttgcagaataataagtacagaaattaaagaacacaaagattttacgtgaaaaacacctggctcaaaaggtgaaaaaattaCGACCTACTTTCCAATAGGATTTTttcaaactctccactaaaatcactgagccaaaaactgcatttacaaaaactcttttgtaaacctaggactatctctaatcccgttgtagcacaaAGCCTTAACttttgcgacaacttcaagttaactctaacttgaaaaatctgagtacctattacaattgcctctagataaagcttaaaggtacaatatgaaatcacctactacaattgaactagaataaaatacagatacttggaactggttcttctatttggttcaagtagcttcagatttgcatgcttgaatcacacacgaactgcttgcaaaattgccttgctattttgctctcaattcacgtttaacttctgcttatgtacATTCTCTGTAAAAAAGAACAACACTAATATTTATAAATTTAGTAAATAGAGATTGACTAGAATTCTGATgatactcttccttggtggaagagttctagttgatctcaacctctaactccatccttctcttaaaccgtgttctttttgagtaaggagtccttctccttatccaCTATGCAACCTTTTCTATCATGGTCAGGAGATATTACTTTTTTCAAGTTAAATCCATCTCCTTCACATGCATCTCGCATGCTTTAGTCTATTCATATCTGTGTTCCActaggatggacctggttcatgtctTAGTTCCTTTGTTAGTCTTCAAAACTAATCTTTACTTGAGCCAACAAATGGTATTCAGAATTGTGAAACAGATACATTTGAAATTGAATCCGCACATGATATGTATCAAATATATTAGTATCGAATTCACTAGATTACATATTAATTTAAACGGAAAAAGGCCAAAACTGCCCCTAACCTATTCGCTTAAGTTTAAAAATATCCTCCGCCCGCCTATTTTGTAAAAATTGCCCTCACCGTTAAAAATCTGGCCCATTCATGCCCCTAACGTCAACTTTTCGGTCCATTCATACCCTAAAAACTAACAGCCCTATTTTGATTAAGAAAaaaatttattatattatttgttaATTTCCAATTGGCTTAAATTAAAACCTCACCCCATATCCACTTATTAGCCTACTCCGTCTTAGATTTTCACACTTCAACACCCACGGATCTCCCTCTTCATCCCAGATTTTTcggttttaatttaatttttaaattaacattttttattaaatcaattttctGAGTGAAATCAGATACTCTTTGAAATTAATGCTTCATTGTAAGATTTTATGGTTTAATAAGTtatttttctgccaacattataTTTGTTGTGCCACCATGTAGCTTTTAAGAGTTAATTGAAATCATATGACCAATATTTTACGTCATACAACTTTCACCTGAATATATGAACACTAACAGAGTGTCAATAGTAATGATCATTGAGCATTTGTAATATTTTTTGTTGTATATTTTGTGACAACTCCGCATCCAATTTTGATTATACCAATGATTTATTTGATCTCTGCTCGGACCTCGACCTTTTTCTTCTTCATTGGCTCACCATAGTCTGAACATTCGACCATGTCCATAAATTAACCTATTGTACAAGGATGCTCTTCAGGTTATATCAACACTACCAATTTTAAAAAAGAGACGGTTAAATTGATGATGAATGGTATTTTTGTGATGGAAAAAAATAGGAGTATTGATGTGTACATTTAATATACAAAGAAATAGTAAGAAGAAGGTGATTAACTATACGAGAGAGTTTTGTTTGCTTAGGGAAAAAATGGATGTATGAGAGTTCTAGTTGGTGgaataatttttaaaagaaaatggaGAAAGAAACGGAGGAAAAGGGTCTTAGAATGTGGgtgagtttattttaatttaggtGAGTCTTAAGTTAGGCCACTGGGGCGATGATACATGGAAATTAATTAAGTTTTTTTTGCCTAACGGGGTCTTTGAAAGTTGTATGACGTTAAGTATTGGTGACAAAAAATTTTGGTTGTCAGAAAATAAAACTTTAATGATGTTTGTAGTGATTACTCAAATAGAGTGCAAGGTCAAAAAAAGGATGAGAAGAACAAGAAGAATATGGACGCACACACGCTAGAGGGACGCACACACGCTAGAGGGGTGGGGGAGGGTGGAGATTTTTTGAGATGGGGGTATTATTGTACCAACTCCAATAGTCTAGGGGAAGTTTTGATCTTTTTTCCGTTATGACACGtggaaattaattaaatttttttttatctaacaTGGCCGTTAGTCGTAAGGGCATTCTTGAGCCGAAAAGATAACGGTGAGGGCAATTTTTTCAAAATAGGTGAACGGAGGACATTATTGTACCAACTCCAATAGCCTAGGGGTAGTTTTGACACTTTTCCGTAATTTAAATGGTGGTGCACAAGAGTGTGATACTTTTCCAGGATCTTATATTCCTAGTTATGATTTGATTTAAGAccaaaatattaaaattaaatcatGTAAACAACATTTAGACCAAAGAAACCCTAGTTATAAAGTTTCCAATTTCAGTGAGTACTATTGTGCAATTGTAAAGGAGGACTAAAGGAGGGTCCTCAATTGCATGATTGAGTAGATAGAAAGTCGAATTAAGGGTCCCACATAGTCACATCATCTAATTGTAATATATActgatattttattattattattattagtattgGTATATTTTTCAATTGGGAGTTGGTACCATAATATTACTAGTAATTTTTATCGAAAGAACAATCAGCACATGCTAATTAAGTGCCACTCTAGTCTCGAAAGGGACACTTTTTAGgtgtattttattttcttctttttgccAAAAATAAAGTAAGGAGTTACTTGTGGATGTAAATTTTCAGTGAGTCGGAGAAGACATCCTTAGGGAGAACGAGGAAAAGTTTTTTGCTAGAATTTTTGTCACCTtttctttaatataatatagttAACAGAAGTGTATAAAATACTCAGAGTTGTGATACTATGACTCACAAATAATGTCATCTTGTTTCCACTAAGGTGTTCCTTTGGAGGTTAACAACTTCCCTAGAATTGACCTAAACAGCTGTTTATCTAATAtgtatataattatgtataattagTGTAGATTTTATATAATATCGACAAAAAAGTAAACAGTGAATTTAattggctatttgtgtaaagCTCCCCAACTTCTAcgtaggggtgggcatcggtcggttcggttcggttcggttttgaacattatcgattttgcctatcggttatcggtttacaaatatcataacccgataaccaaaccgataagatattggttatcggttatcggttaatcggttatatatcgttatcggttcggttatcggtttacccgataacataaaacaactaaaaaaatttgcaatatataaaacaaagaaatcaaacTGCCAGAACGTGTAAACTGCCAACTTTTGTTGTTTCTTAACAAAAGCACGCTCCCACTTCTGTGCAGTATCTACTGATGTCTGGCGGAGAACTGGTGGTGAGTCTTGCGTCTTGACTCTTGGGGGCTACGACGGAAACAAGAATGAGAACTGAGAGACAAATGACTGAAGACTAAAGACTGAAGAGGGAATTAGGAAAATGAATAACCctagtatatacttaagggtaaattagtaaattatatcattcttattgggttatcggttttaacccaataacaaaaatgcaaaccgagcccgaaccgataacccaataaaaaaaaattttaacccgttaccgaaccattaacccaataacccaataccgataacccaataaagaattaacggttcgggttatcggttttacccgatatatgtcCACCCCTACTTCTACGGGGTAAACAGGGGCTGAAGTCCATAGAGAAGAAAATGTTTAACTTGTTGGGCTAACCCAGCCACAGATCCAGAAATTTTcgttaaaatagcacggtatagccaattttcggactgatcattcaaaaatagtcatcgtttatgaagtcaatgaaaaatagccactattttgctgcaacagagaccggtcccgcATAATGTACGGGAGTTCGGTGCATCTGTgtacgaactccagcatattatgctggaccggtatactttgataactccagtatattatactggacatttatacttgctggaactctagtatattatgttgaagttatagtgtacttatgctggaactccaacatattatgatgGAGTTTCAGCATAGTTATCCTGGAATTcccgtataatatgctggagttcaagcatacttatgctggaactccagtataatatacgggcgtattttctgggttttgaacagtgttttcgctcagatttatctttacatgaaaagtggctaaatttcgattacttttaaaatcggactatttttgaatgaccagttataaatctgactatttttaaatttctcccgaaATTTTTTATGTTAACAACGCTCGGCCCAATTAGCCTCTGATTGTTAGGCTTAGAATAATAAGGCAAAACTATAATGAATGCCCAGACAATCCAAATAAATGTAAGAAGAATTAATCCAAATAGCCGCACATCTTATCACTTAAACTAATAATAGCCagtaaatatataatatatacataatttatgtattatatgtatatattatatatatatataatttatgtatatgaCTAGAAAAAATAAACATCTATTATGGTCAGCTATTTGTATAAAAATTCCTATATGTAATTACCTGTGCCTACCCATCTTAAACATTATAACATTTTTTTTATTGGTAATTAAAGCTTTTATTTACCAAGTAAAAATATGTACAActcaaaaaagagagaaaaaactaGGAGTTAGGGCAAATAGCCCCAATTTCCTGGGGACAAAtccaaaaatagtcagatttacaagtgctcattcaaaaatagccacggtttcaaaagtaatcaaaatttagacatttttcatgtaaagataaatctaaacgaaAACAATGTTCAAAATCCgtaaaaatactccagcataatatactggagttccagtataatataccggtccagcataatatactggagttcggggcaccggtgctccagtcaccagtatattatactggagccagtaaagtataccggtccagcataatatgctggaagttcatacacaggtgcaccgaactccagtatattatgctgaaccgctctctgatgcaataaaatagtggctattttcaaTAACTTGGCAAACGCCGACTATTTTTCAATGATCAGTctgaaaactggctagaccgtgctattttaacaatTTCCAGCATAACAACTAATGTCAACTAGGCTACTCTTAACAATAGAGGCTCACGGATAAAAATTAAGACTTTATTACAttagctatatatttggggcAAATTATTTACAGCAGTATGTTCCTActattgaaacttgtatctacgtTTTGCTTAGCAACAGATCTA
Coding sequences:
- the LOC138873860 gene encoding uncharacterized protein; translated protein: MRDHINEEDYELWDIITDGPLATMKNNDEGVDVPKTRVDCNAEDLKKWEKNAKDKKWLMCGLGLDEYIRIQICTTAKEIWYTLEVAHEGTPQVKRSRGTLLYSQYSNFTMKEGETIQKMYTRFKTLTNELKSLGRVILKKTGLRKF